The following are from one region of the Salvia hispanica cultivar TCC Black 2014 chromosome 1, UniMelb_Shisp_WGS_1.0, whole genome shotgun sequence genome:
- the LOC125217056 gene encoding mitochondrial carrier protein CoAc2-like isoform X2: MGEEGDGGNEKAAALVNGLIEGMPVFVKELIAGGVAGGVAKTVVAPLERVKILFQTRRSEFHSLGLLGSFSKIAKTEGVLGFYRGNGASVARIVPYAALHYMAYEEYRRWIILGYPDVGRGPVLDLVAGSFAGGTAVLFTYPLDLVRTKLAYQVVESSKTAVQRHARKDIIYNGIRDCFSRIYKEAGMRGLYRGVAPSLYGIFPYAGLKFYFYEEMKRHVPEDRKKDITVKLVCGSVAGLLGQTFTYPLDVVRRQMQVQRLIISDSSPTKGTVESLVAIVRMQGWKQLFSGLSINYLKVVPSVAIGFTVYDVMKASLRVPSRDEGATGVSSGRRHGQPSSIPSSPSLSQTQQ, translated from the exons ATGGGAGAAGAGGGGGATGGCGGGAATGAAAAGGCGGCGGCTTTGGTGAATGGATTAATAGAAGGGATGCCTGTTTTCGTGAAGGAGCTGATTGCCGGTGGTGTGGCTGGTGGGGTTGCCAAGACCGTCGTTGCCCCTCTTGAGCGCGTCAAGATCTTGTTTCAG ACCAGAAGATCTGAGTTCCATAGTCTTGGTTTGTTGGGATCCTTctcaaaaattgcaaaaacaGAAGGGGTGCTTGGTTTTTATAG AGGGAATGGAGCTAGTGTCGCCCGCATTGTTCCTTACGCGGCACTGCATTACATGGCTTATGAAGAATATCGAAGATGGATCATCTTGGGTTATCCTGACGTGGGGAGAGGCCCCGTCCTTGACCTCGTAGCTGGATCATTTGCGGGAGGAACAGCTGTGCTATTTACTTATCCTCTCGATTTAGTTCGGACGAAACTGGCTTATCAG GTTGTTGAATCCTCGAAGACCGCTGTACAGAGGCATGCTCGGAAAGATATAATCTACAACGGGATCCGGGATTGCTTCTCCCGGATATACAAAGAGGCTGGCATGAGAGGCCTCTATAGAGGCGTTG CTCCATCGCTGTACGGGATCTTTCCTTACGCTGGACTGAAATTCTACTTCTACGAGGAAATGAAAAGGCACGTCCCTGAGGATCGCAAAAAGGACATCACAGTTAAGCTCGTGTGTGGCTCGGTTGCAGGCTTACTCGGACAAACATTCACGTACCCTCTTGATGTCGTCAGGCGGCAAATGCAG GTTCAACGGCTGATAATATCCGACAGCAGTCCTACGAAAGGGACTGTCGAATCTCTCGTCGCGATTGTCCGGATGCAAGGATGGAAGCAGTTATTCTCCGGGCTCAGCATCAACTACCTCAAG GTCGTGCCTTCGGTCGCAATCGGATTCACCGTCTACGATGTCATGAAGGCGTCGCTAAGAGTTCCGTCGAGAGACGAGGGCGCGACCGGGGTTTCGTCGGGGCGACGACACGGTCAGCCGTCGTCGATTCCTTCATCACCTTCATTATCTCAAACTCAACAATAG
- the LOC125217056 gene encoding mitochondrial carrier protein CoAc2-like isoform X1 yields MAYEEYRRWIILGYPDVGRGPVLDLVAGSFAGGTAVLFTYPLDLVRTKLAYQVVESSKTAVQRHARKDIIYNGIRDCFSRIYKEAGMRGLYRGVAPSLYGIFPYAGLKFYFYEEMKRHVPEDRKKDITVKLVCGSVAGLLGQTFTYPLDVVRRQMQVQRLIISDSSPTKGTVESLVAIVRMQGWKQLFSGLSINYLKVVPSVAIGFTVYDVMKASLRVPSRDEGATGVSSGRRHGQPSSIPSSPSLSQTQQ; encoded by the exons ATGGCTTATGAAGAATATCGAAGATGGATCATCTTGGGTTATCCTGACGTGGGGAGAGGCCCCGTCCTTGACCTCGTAGCTGGATCATTTGCGGGAGGAACAGCTGTGCTATTTACTTATCCTCTCGATTTAGTTCGGACGAAACTGGCTTATCAG GTTGTTGAATCCTCGAAGACCGCTGTACAGAGGCATGCTCGGAAAGATATAATCTACAACGGGATCCGGGATTGCTTCTCCCGGATATACAAAGAGGCTGGCATGAGAGGCCTCTATAGAGGCGTTG CTCCATCGCTGTACGGGATCTTTCCTTACGCTGGACTGAAATTCTACTTCTACGAGGAAATGAAAAGGCACGTCCCTGAGGATCGCAAAAAGGACATCACAGTTAAGCTCGTGTGTGGCTCGGTTGCAGGCTTACTCGGACAAACATTCACGTACCCTCTTGATGTCGTCAGGCGGCAAATGCAG GTTCAACGGCTGATAATATCCGACAGCAGTCCTACGAAAGGGACTGTCGAATCTCTCGTCGCGATTGTCCGGATGCAAGGATGGAAGCAGTTATTCTCCGGGCTCAGCATCAACTACCTCAAG GTCGTGCCTTCGGTCGCAATCGGATTCACCGTCTACGATGTCATGAAGGCGTCGCTAAGAGTTCCGTCGAGAGACGAGGGCGCGACCGGGGTTTCGTCGGGGCGACGACACGGTCAGCCGTCGTCGATTCCTTCATCACCTTCATTATCTCAAACTCAACAATAG
- the LOC125199998 gene encoding putative disease resistance protein RGA1, with protein MAEAFLSSLIKEEIVLILGVDNEMKKLCSTLTTIQAVLEDAEDKQIQSKPIRDWLQKLTTLAYEIDDILDECNTHVSKLNNTHSKLNRKSLKNFLYRHNIARRMKQVNEKMMAIAAERGRFHLREMPVHRPREVALASRETASLLNESDKIHGREKDKDNIVKMLLNDGKEKQEISVLPIIGVGGLGKTTLARLVFNDPQVEEHFDVRIWVCVSENFEMKTLVKAMIESAMGSGEASCLQHLDAVERRLWDLLSKKRYLIVMDDVWNDHQDKWFELRDVLSCGSTGSFVIVTTRQKKVADLMTTLPCYYLEGLSDEHCWVLLEQRAFGPGEEVSSQLKIIGNQIVKKCAGVPLAATSLGGILRFKRKEYEWIYVRDNDIWKLSAEESLIMPALRLSYHHLPLELRQCFAYFAAFPKDHYIEKERLILLWIAHGYISSKGSLQLEDVGNQICDELLLRSLLQVDYMNRISMHDLVHDLAESIMENKVTGVQSERNLTSASTIREV; from the exons ATGGCAGAGGCATTTCTTAGCTCTCTTATCAAGGAGGAGATCGTACTGATCTTGGGCGTTGACAATGAAATGAAGAAGCTGTGCAGCACTCTCACCACCATCCAAGCTGTGTTGGAGGATGCGGAAGACAAGCAAATCCAGAGCAAGCCAATTCGTGACTGGCTGCAGAAGCTCACCACTCTTGCTTATGAGATTGATGACATTTTGGATGAGTGCAACACTCATGTCTCCAAACTCAACAACACTCATTCAAAGCTCAACCGCAAAAGCCTCAAGAATTTTTTGTATCGCCACAACATCGCAAGAAGAATGAAGCAAGTCAACGAGAAAATGATGGCCATTGCTGCGGAGCGTGGTAGGTTTCATCTGCGTGAGATGCCTGTTCATAGGCCAAGAGAAGTTGCTCTTGCCTCACGCGAGACGGCTTCCCTGTTGAACGAGTCTGATAAGATTCATGGCAGGGAAAAAGATAAAGACAACATTGTGAAGATGTTGTTGAATGATGGGAAGGAAAAACAGGAGATCTCCGTGCTGCCAATCATCGGTGTTGGTGGCCTTGGGAAGACCACTCTCGCTCGACTAGTATTCAACGATCCACAGGTGGAAGAGCACTTTGATGTAAGGATTTGGGTTTGTGTTTCTGAAAACTTTGAGATGAAGACCTTAGTGAAGGCCATGATTGAATCTGCCATGGGGAGTGGAGAAGCTTCGTGTCTGCAGCACTTGGATGCTGTAGAGCGTCGCCTCTGGGACTTGTTGAGCAAAAAAAGATACTTGATTGTGATGGATGATGTCTGGAACGACCACCAGGATAAATGGTTTGAGTTGAGAGATGTTCTATCATGTGGCTCAACAGGCTCATTTGTCATCGTCACCACACGTCAGAAGAAGGTTGCTGATTTAATGACAACACTTCCATGTTATTACCTTGAGGGGCTGTCGGATGAGCACTGTTGGGTGCTACTGGAGCAGCGCGCCTTCGGTCCAGGAGAAGAAGTGTCGTCACAATTGAAGATAATTGGGAATCAGATCGTGAAGAAATGTGCTGGAGTGCCTCTAGCTGCTACATCGCTTGGAGGAATCCTACGGTTTAAAAGAAAGGAATATGAGTGGATATATGTGAGAGATAATGATATTTGGAAGTTGTCAGCAGAAGAGAGTTTGATCATGCCAGCGTTGAGATTGAGCTATCATCATCTTCCACTGGAACTCAGACAATGCTTCGCATATTTTGCAGCCTTTCCTAAGGATCATTACATTGAAAAGGAACGACTGATCCTTCTATGGATTGCTCATGGATACATTTCATCAAAGGGGAGTCTACAACTAGAAGATGTTGGAAATCAAATATGTGATGAGCTACTACTCCGATCTCTTCTACAAGTGGATTACATGAACAGGATTAGTATGCATGATCTCGTTCATGATCTTGCGGAATCAATAATGGAGAACAAAGTCACAGGAGTACAAAGTGAAAGAAATCTCACAAGTGCATCAACTATCCGCGAG GTATGA
- the LOC125200009 gene encoding putative disease resistance protein RGA3: MAEAFLQLVLDKLISLINREIGLILGVDNEMKKLCSTLTTIQAVLEDAVDKQTESKAIRNWLQKLNAIAYEVDDVLDECNTHVSKLNHSHSKLSRYSLKKILYCHKIARRMKQVNEKVEAIAAERTKFHLREMPVHRPREVSLASRETASLLNESDKILGREEDKDKIVKMLVNDVKDKQEMSVLPIIGIGGLGKTTLARLVFNDPQVEQHFDVRIWVCVSDNFEMKTLVKAMIESATGSGKATDLQHLDAIERRLWELLSKKRYLIVMDDVWNDNQDKWFELRDVLSCGSAGSSVVVTTRQKKVADIMTTLPCHCLEGLSDEHCWALLQQRAFGPDEEVPPQLEITGKHIVKKCAGVPLAATTLGGILRFKRREEEWIHVRDSEHMEVVGRREFDNAGFEIELLSCSSGT; the protein is encoded by the coding sequence ATGGCAGAGGCATTTCTTCAACTCGTTCTTGACAAACTGATCTCTCTTATCAACCGGGAGATCGGACTGATCTTGGGTGTTGACAATGAGATGAAGAAGCTCTGCAGCACTCTCACCACCATCCAAGCTGTGTTGGAGGATGCTGTAGACAAGCAAACCGAGAGCAAAGCAATTCGAAACTGGCTTCAAAAGCTCAACGCTATTGCTTACGAGGTTGATGACGTTTTGGATGAGTGCAACACTCATGTCTCCAAACTCAACCACTCTCATTCCAAACTCAGCCGCTACAGCCTcaagaaaattttgtattgCCACAAAATTGCAAGGAGAATGAAGCAAGTCAACGAGAAAGTGGAGGCCATTGCTGCGGAGCGCACTAAGTTTCATCTGCGCGAGATGCCTGTTCATAGGCCAAGAGAAGTATCTCTTGCGTCGCGCGAGACGGCTTCCCTGTTGAACGAGTCTGATAAGATTCTTGGCAGGGAAGAAGATAAAGACAAGATTGTGAAGATGTTGGTGAATGATGTGAAGGATAAACAGGAGATGTCTGTGCTGCCAATCATCGGTATTGGCGGACTTGGCAAGACCACTCTCGCTCGACTAGTCTTCAACGATCCGCAAGTGGAACAACACTTCGATGTAAGGATTTGGGTTTGTGTTTCTGATAACTTTGAAATGAAAACTTTGGTGAAGGCCATGATTGAATCTGCCACGGGGAGTGGAAAAGCAACGGATCTGCAGCACTTGGATGCTATAGAGCGTCGCCTCTGGGAATTGTTGAGCAAAAAAAGATATTTGATTGTGATGGATGATGTTTGGAATGACAACCAGGATAAATGGTTTGAGTTGAGAGATGTTTTATCATGTGGCTCAGCTGGTTCATCGGTTGTCGTCACCACACGCCAGAAGAAGGTTGCTGATATAATGACAACACTTCCATGTCATTGTCTTGAGGGGCTGTCGGATGAGCACTGTTGGGCGCTGCTGCAGCAGCGCGCCTTCGGACCAGATGAAGAGGTTCCTCCCCAGCTGGAAATAACTGGGAAACATATTGTGAAGAAATGTGCTGGAGTGCCCCTTGCTGCTACGACGCTTGGAGGAATCCTACGATTTAAAAGGAGAGAAGAGGAGTGGATACATGTGAGAGACAGTGAGCATATGGAAGTTGTCGGGAGAAGAGAGTTTGATAATGCCGGCTTTGAGATTGAGTTATTATCATGTTCCAGTGGAACTTAG
- the LOC125196559 gene encoding uncharacterized protein LOC125196559 — MQARIQAIEKATKKFHGCIRAAEARNRSGASNADIMNEAIQMLKTDSKYKSGWKFSHVWDMIKDFEKFKDCAGSSRQQASRGMQNSDSESQAHTLHGSQTLSSSFPMSCDDGEEQILGGSSSSRPIGVKKAKLKKKQSGNSESFIVALEKQNEQYSASMKQAHDNMSMFLKQQKNGHDLKTIKEENKIMAMDLSSIVDPDSRAYFQAERRRILQKRAQQQEPNNYATGTYPSYFDNIGGSGSGLPDY; from the exons ATGCAGGCTCGTATTCAAGCCATCGAGAAAGCAACCAAAAAATTCCATGGATGTATCCGAGCTGCTGAAGCAAGAAATCGAAGCGGTGCTTCAAATGCAGACATT ATGAATGAAGCCATACAAATGCTCAAGACAGATTCAAAATACAAATCGGGTTGGAAATTTTCTCATGTTTGGGATATGattaaagattttgaaaaattcaaagattGTGCAGGGAGCTCTAGACAACAAGCATCACGTGGGATGCAAAATTCTGATTCAGAAAGTCAGGCTCATACTTTGCATGGCTCGCAAACTTTGTCGTCTTCATTTCCTATGAGCTGTGATGATGGCGAGGAACAAATCCTTGGTGGTTCTTCTTCATCAAGGCCTATCGGGGTGAAGAAGGCTAAACTGAAGAAAAAACAGTCTGGTAACTCAGAATCATTTATTGTTGCtctagaaaaacaaaatgagcAATATAGTGCAAGCATGAAACAAGCTCATGATAATATGTCTATGTTTTTGAAACAACAAAAGAATGGCCATGATCTCAAAACTAtcaaggaagaaaataaaatcatggcTATGGACTTGAGCTCTATAGTCGATCCTGATAGTCGTGCTTATTTTCAAGCTGAGAGAAGACGCATTTTACAAAAAAGAGCTCAGCAACAAGAACCAAATAATTATGCAACTGGAACATATCCTTCGTACTTCGATAATATAGGAGGTTCTGGTTCTGGATTACCGGATTATTAg
- the LOC125200020 gene encoding disease resistance protein RGA2-like, with the protein MGELNGLKILSMFVVGLKRGNQLEELECLNLSGRLRIRHLERVKDHMDAKKAKIAEKNNLHELRLSWQRNDLTKLEEEVDERVLEALEPHPILCFPKLGELPHLEKLYLKNMGMEYIIEEEEVGSGHPGLSNKQESSKEAFPNLKALLIEHCSLLILPPLPSLQKLETLVCSSSTLGLLSEHIILRDLWIEVEESLACFPIEMLANFNKLQTLVIDNAKEISVTREGLQILKELKRLCLNNCEIMRCLPEGMLRQLTSLETLAIWKCPEVLELPQEIKHLHNLEFLMLRDLPKMRRLSQVIEHLTNIYLDDLPELESLPDQLPSLIRLILEDCPKVVSIPALPILEKLIIVGCPQLERRCRRGSGEDWHKISHVRSIYISSK; encoded by the exons ATGGGAGAATTAAACGGCCTGAAAATATTGAGCATGTTTGTCGTGGGTCTCAAGAGAGGTAACCAACTTGAGGAACTGGAATGCTTGAACCTCAGTGGAAGGCTTCGCATTAGGCATCTGGAGAGAGTAAAAGACCATATGGATGCAAAGAAAGCGAAGATTGCAGAGAAAAATAATCTTCATGAGTTGAGGTTGTCATGGCAAAGAAATGATTTAACCAAGCTAGAGGAGGAAGTTGACGAAAGGGTGTTGGAAGCACTTGAACCTCACCCAATATT GTGTTTTCCTAAACTTGGAGAGTTACCTCATCTTGAGAAGTTGTATTTAAAGAATATggggatggagtatattattgaagaagaagaagttgggAGTGGTCACCCA GGACTATCAAATAAGCAGGAGAGTAGTAAAGAAGCATTCCCAAATCTCAAAGCTCTATTGATTGAGCATTGCTCTTTATTAATACTGCCACCACTCCCATCCCTCCAAAAGTTGGAGACACTAGTATGCAGTAGCTCAACTTTGGGTTTATTATCTGAGCACATCATTCTTAGAGACCTGTGGATTGAAGTTGAGGAGAGCCTAGCATGTTTCCCAATAGAAATGCTGGCAAATTTCAATAAGCTCCAAACATTGGTAATCGATAATGCGAAAGAGATCTCTGTGACAAGAGAAGGTCTGCAAATCTTAAAAGAGCTTAAACGTTTATGTCTAAACAATTGTGAGATAATGAGATGTTTGCCAGAAGGGATGCTGCGGCAACTTACTTCTTTGGAGACCCTTGCCATATGGAAGTGCCCAGAAGTACTAGAGTTGCCGCAGGAAATTAAACATCTCCATAATCTTGAGTTCCTCATGTTACGGGATCTTCCAAAGATGAGGCGCTTGTCTCAAGTCATTGAGCACCTCACTAATATATACCTAGATGATCTTCCTGAGCTGGAATCACTCCCAGATCAGCTACCATCTCTTATTAGACTCATTTTGGAAGACTGCCCAAAGGTTGTATCAATTCCAGCTCTACCAATTCTGGAAAAGCTAATCATTGTTGGGTGCCCTCAGCTGGAGAGGCGATGTCGGAGAGGAAGTGGAGAGGATTGGCACAAGATTTCCCACGTTCGCAGcatttatatttcttcaaaGTAA
- the LOC125199988 gene encoding putative disease resistance protein RGA3, whose amino-acid sequence MRCLPEGMLGHLTALEFLQIWDCQEFVELPEDIKHLHNLEYLVLHDLPKMTHLPQAFQQLTLLYLCDLPELETLPDQLPSLDSLFVVHCPKVISIPPLPNLKVLSISGCPELGRRCQKRSGEDWHKISHVRRIDISPK is encoded by the coding sequence ATGAGATGTTTACCCGAAGGGATGTTGGGGCACCTTACTGCTCTGGAATTCCTCCAGATATGGGATTGCCAAGAGTTTGTAGAGCTTCCAGAGGATATTAAACATCTTCATAATCTTGAGTATCTTGTGTTACATGATCTACCCAAGATGACGCACTTGCCTCAAGCTTTTCAGCAGCTCACTTTGCTATACCTATGTGATCTTCCTGAGCTCGAAACACTCCCGGATCAGCTACCATCTCTTGATTCACTCTTTGTTGTACACTGCCCAAAGGTTATATCGATTCCACCTCTGCCAAATCTGAAAGTTCTAAGCATCAGTGGATGCCCAGAGCTGGGAAGGCGATGTCAGAAAAGAAGCGGTGAGGATTGGCACAAGATTTCCCATGTTCGCAGAATCGATATTTCTccaaaataa
- the LOC125201080 gene encoding uncharacterized protein LOC125201080: protein MTKWNRKAWTDIRILAYGVPADACDEYVKISESSAIKSLKCFCRAIIEIFSTQYLRSPTTNDIARLLYIGEQRGFPGMLGSLDCMHWKWKNCPTGWSGSYSGRSGSPTIILEAVADYDLWIWHAYFGLPGSNNDINVLDSSHLFYNLTQGIAPPAHYVIQGKEYNMGYYLADGIYPKWSTIVQTIHEPRTPKAKYFAARQESCRKDVERAFGVLQSRFSIVAGPMRYWDKEVLRDIMITCIYFA, encoded by the coding sequence ATGACCAAATGGAACCGGAAGGCTTGGACTGATATTCGTATATTGGCATACGGTGTACCAGCTGATGCTTGTGATGAGTAtgttaaaataagtgagaGCAGTGCGATCAAAAGTCTAAAATGTTTTTGCCGTGcaataatagaaattttttcaaCGCAATATTTGAGAAGCCCGACAACTAATGATATTGCTagacttttatatattggtgaGCAACGTGGATTTCCAGGGATGCTAGGTAGtttagattgtatgcattggaaatggaaaaattgtcCTACAGGGTGGAGCGGTTCATATTCAGGTCGTAGTGGAAGTCCTACAATTATCCTTGAAGCTGTGGCAGATTATGATCTTTGGatatggcatgcttattttggattGCCCGGCAGCAACAACGACATCAATGTGTTAGATTCCTCTCATCTTTTCTATAATCTCACTCAAGGTATTGCTCCTCCTGCTCATTATGTTATTCAAGGCAAAGAATACAATATGGGTTATTACCTAGCTGATGGAATATACCCAAAATGGTCTACTATTGTGCAAACAATTCATGAGCCTCGTACCCCAAAGGCAAAATATTTTGCCGCAAGGCAAGAGTCATGTAGAAAAGATGTAGAACGTGCATTTGGTGTTCTCCAATCACGTTTCTCAATTGTAGCAGGACCAATGCGGTATTGGGATAAAGAAGTGTTGCGTGACATAATGattacatgtatatattttgcataa